The Candidatus Binatia bacterium nucleotide sequence CGTGACCTATGAGTGGCGCGCTGACGAGTATCCCGAGTTCTCCTTCGGATCCGGCACAAACATCGGACTCGTGGCTCAGCAGGTTGAAGGCCACATCCCCGAACTTGTCGCCGAGGGCGAGCACGGCTTCAAGGCGGTGAAGTTTCAAGAGCTGCCGTTCTACCTGCTCCAGGGCCTCAAGGAACTGCGCCTCGAAGTCCAAGAACTCGCCACCCAAACGACTGCCGCGACCGCTACCGGTTTCACCGGCCTCCTCGACTGGCTGCGCGACAAGTCGATCAGCGTCGCGGGCCTGACCGTGGGCTCGAACGATCGTCCCTCTGGCGTCACCACCTACGACCGCTCAACGGGCGAACCATATTGCCTCGCCGTCGACAACGGCCAGCCGACGATCACGCCTGGAGTTTGCCCGTAAATATGCGCCGCCTAGTTCTCGCGGCGGCGACAGTGGCGCTTCTGGCCCCGCTCGTCGTCAACGCCACCGACTCCACGAGCACATCGTTCCGCGTCAGCAACCCCGTGGTTGAACCTGGTGCCTCGTACAGCGCCTCGACCAGCTACCGGCTCAACGCGACCATCGGCCAACCAGCCCAGGGCGCATCATTGAGCACGAGCTACCGGCTCAAGTCCGGTTTCCTGTACTTCACCACGCCATCGAGCGGTTCAAGTTCCAGCACGCCGGGGGCCGCCTGGCCGCCGGGAAAGCCTCTTCCGATCACCGACCCTTCATCCGTCGCGTCGGCCGCACCCATCCCCCAACAGAAGCCACCCGCTTCCCCGGAACCCTCGACGACGTCGTTTAAGCGCGACCTCGACGCCGAGCGCACGGCGATCCGAACCTTCACCCGTCTCTTCCCCCGCGTTCCCAAGTCCGTAGGCGACTGGCGCGCCGTGAACTATCTCGCCTACGGCGGTACGCGGCCAGAGCGTTCCCTTACGGCAGAGACGCGCGCCGTCGCCCGCTTCGTCCGTATCTTCCGTCGCCTGCCACGCGACACGAACGACTGGCGCGCTGTGCACGTCCTTGCCTACCCGGCGCTGTCGACATCGTGATCGACGACCTCGCTCCTGCTTTGACAGAGTATGATAAAGGACCTTATCATACACATGTATAGAACGTCTTCCCGCCATTAGAAGCATCGCCCAAGTCGGCCTCGATCGAGTGCCGGCGATGGTTGCGCGGCAGGGTGATCGGGCGGCTTGGCGGTTCATCGAGTTCTTCACCGCCAACATTCGGAACCCGAACACGCGTCGGGCGTACGCGCGAGCCGTTGGCGATTTCTTCCGCTGGTGCGAACAGCGCCGCGTTCGCGACGTCGCGCAGATCAACCCGACGCTCGTCGCCGCGTACGTCGAGCACCGCAGCCGCACGCACGCCAAGCCGACCGTGAAGCAAGAACTCGCAGCGGTGCGGATGCTCTTCGACTGGCTCGTCGTCGGCCACGTGATGGACGCCAGCCCCGCGCACGCCGTCCGCGGACCGAAACACGTCATCAAGCGCGGCAAGACGCCGGTGCTTACGCGCGAAGAGACGCGCGAGCTTTTAGACGCCATCGAGACCAACGACATCGCCGGCCTTCGCGACCGCGCGTTGATCGGCTTGCTCGTCTTCAGCTTCGCCCGCATCGGCGCCGCGCTGTCCCTGAAGGTCGACGACTACTTCCCCGAGGGCAAGCGCTGGAAGCTGCGGCTGCACGAGAAGGGCGGCAAGGAGCACGTCGTCCCCGTTCACCACACCCTTGAGGAGTACCTCGACGCCTACATCCACACGGCCCGCATCCGCGATCAGGCGGGCGGTCCCCTCTTCAGGACACTGGCCACTGCCCCCGGCAGGCCGCTATCGCTGAAGTCGATGAGTCAGCCGGACGCGTGGCGCATGATCCGCCGGCGCGCTCGCGCCGCGGGAATCCCGACGAAGATCGGCTGCCACACGTTCCGCGCCACCGGCATCACCGCCTACCTCGAGAATGGTGGCACCCTGGAGCACGCCCAGCAGATCGCCGCACACGAATCGCCGCGCACAACCAAGCTCTACGACCGCACCACAGACCAAGTCAGCCTCGACGAGATCGAGAGGATTGCGATCTGACCATCGTCACCTTCCCTCTGTCCCATCGGGAGCCACCCATCGGAACCCATCGGTCTGCTGCTTGACAACGCGGTGGTTGGCTGCGAAATGTGTTGGGTAATGCCGTCCTCGCTGTTCGCTGCTGGTATTCGTGTCTTGGTGTTGGCGCTTCAGCTTTTCGGTGGCATTTTTCCTAGCTCAATTCTAGTCTTATGCGTCGCCGCGGATGGGCACACAGATGTCGAAGTAGCTCACGCTGGTGGGCGGTGCCTCACCGACTACCAACGGCATCACCCCGAGGTGACCGGCGCCTGCGCCCTCGATCAGCACGGCTGCGTCGACGTTATTCTCTCCCAGCAGCCGTTGTGCTCAACGGTGGCCAGCGAGGGCAGCGCGATTAACCAAGGTCCGGCCCTTCCCGGCGCGACCCTTGAACTCTTCCCACCCACTGCCCCACCATTCCATCGCAACACCGTTGCAACCCGCACCGTCGATTCACACCTCTCCGCGCGCCGGACGATCGTCCTGATCGTCTGATTTCATCGTCCCCCGATCAGCCGCCCTAGCTCCGGCGCCGGACGCAGCTGCGCTCGGCGCCCCCTCTTCTTCGTTCCACGGGGTGACCACGATGAGGCGCTCTCAAGGCAGGCTCGTCCTGCTGCTACTGTTCGATGTTCTTTTTGCCATTCCTGCGACCGCTGCTGACCTCCCGTCGCCAGCGGGGCCGCTCACGCTCCGCGAAGCACTCGCCACAGCGCTGCTAGGAAGTCCCGAACTCGCTGTTTTCTCGTGGGAACTCCGCGCAAAGGAGGCAGAGGTCCTGCAAGCCGGCCTGCTTCCTAACCCGGAGCTGAGCACCGAAATCGAAGACTTCGGTGGGACCGGCGACCGCCTCGCTTTCGAGCAGACTCAGATCACGGTCAGCCTGGCGCAGCTCATCGAGCTCGGTGGCAAGCGAGCCAAACGATTGCGGCTCGCAGCCCTCGACCGTGATCTGGCCACGTGGGACTACGAGGTCGCACGCCTCAATGTCGTTGCCGGCGTCAGCAAGGCCTTCACCGCGACGCTCGCCGCGCAACAGCGCCTGCAGCTATTCGGTGAGCTGGTGGGGCTGGCGCGCCGATCCGTCGCCGCGGTTGCCACACAGGTCAAGGCGGGCGCCACGTCTCCCGTCGAACTCATGCGAGCGGAGGCCGCGCTAGGGCGAACCGAAACTCAACTCCGGCAAGCCGAGCGGGATCTTGCCAATGCTCGCACCGCACTTGCGGTCACCTGGGGAAGCGCCACCCCCGGTTTCACCGCAGCCGTCGGCGATCTCGTCCCAGTTATCACTCCCCCGTCCG carries:
- a CDS encoding site-specific integrase, which translates into the protein MVARQGDRAAWRFIEFFTANIRNPNTRRAYARAVGDFFRWCEQRRVRDVAQINPTLVAAYVEHRSRTHAKPTVKQELAAVRMLFDWLVVGHVMDASPAHAVRGPKHVIKRGKTPVLTREETRELLDAIETNDIAGLRDRALIGLLVFSFARIGAALSLKVDDYFPEGKRWKLRLHEKGGKEHVVPVHHTLEEYLDAYIHTARIRDQAGGPLFRTLATAPGRPLSLKSMSQPDAWRMIRRRARAAGIPTKIGCHTFRATGITAYLENGGTLEHAQQIAAHESPRTTKLYDRTTDQVSLDEIERIAI
- a CDS encoding TolC family protein, which gives rise to MRRSQGRLVLLLLFDVLFAIPATAADLPSPAGPLTLREALATALLGSPELAVFSWELRAKEAEVLQAGLLPNPELSTEIEDFGGTGDRLAFEQTQITVSLAQLIELGGKRAKRLRLAALDRDLATWDYEVARLNVVAGVSKAFTATLAAQQRLQLFGELVGLARRSVAAVATQVKAGATSPVELMRAEAALGRTETQLRQAERDLANARTALAVTWGSATPGFTAAVGDLVPVITPPSVGNLLDAIQSNPDVARWVTEIEQRTAALAVEKARAIPSLTVGLGGRQFTDNGDKALVAGFSLPLPLFNRNQGNILAADRWLAQAEAARDRATVAIQRALAAAYEDLRAAYAQVVTLRDEVLPKAEGAFAGARDAYQRGLLRFLDVLDAQRTLFETRDQYVQTLAAYHIAAADIERLSGIPLTGTDLEEGK